Below is a window of Mucilaginibacter ginkgonis DNA.
GGTAAGATATCAGAATACTTTGTAGGTTTAGAATATGCCAACGTCAACTATGAACAGGCGCTTCGTACTATCCTTAAATTCAGGCTTACAACTAAAGAACAAATATTGCTTAAATGTAGCCTGTGCGTTATCGCGATATTAGAACTTGACGTGAACAAGCTGGAAAAGTTAATGGAAGACCTGAAGAACTATTCGCCCGAAGACTTTAGCGATTTTGTGATAGATCCACTGGTATGTATCGATACCGTTTATTATCATCTTAAATACGGCATCGTAAAACGTGAGGGCTTCTCAGAGATCACTAAATTTTACTTTAATCCGCCGGCTGCCGCATTTGGGACCAGAAAGAACAGCTTCAACGAAGTTTTATTTATGCTGGCTACACATACGGTAACTATTTGTAAAGGCGCGCTGAAAACGCTGCGATTCATCAGAACGCTGAAGCGTATTTATCCGTCAGGATCAGAAGCTTATCAATTTTTATTGGAGATAAGCAATGTAGAGGCTTTGCTTGCAGCCGGTAGAAAAGAAGAGGCCAGGAACATTTATGAGCAGTTGTCTGTGAGGTTTGAGGAACGCCAGATTGGCTTTACCGCATTGATGAAAGTTTGTTTTAAGGCCCTGAAGGTAAGAATTAAGGCATTGGAACCTGACGAGCCGGCTTTGATGCAACAGATAAGGGCGCTGATTAAAATGTGCGACGAATATTCATACAAGCTGGTGAAAGTTACCACGCTTGCGTTTGTGCTGACAGAACTTAACAACGGGCCAAATACTACCGGCGACGTGTTGGAACATTTTTATTTTGACATGGTGCGCACAGCAAGGTCTGCGGGTTGCCGCACAGAGTCTTTCTATGAAGCAAAAATACATTGAGTAAGATTGGCTAACGCCTGCCATAATGGTTATTAATAGTGGCAGGCGTTTATCACATGGCGCAGATGCCGCTCCGGATTTCTTTACAGTCCGTTGTGCTATCTTTGCACTGTGAATTACCTTACTAACGACACCATTGTGGCGCTGGCTACTCCGGCAGGAAGCGGGGCTATAGGTGTGATACGCCTGTCGGGCCCCGATGCGTTAATAATTACCCAAAAAGTTTTTAAGGGTAAGGACCTTTTTGTACAAGCATCTCACACTGTACATTTTGGGCATATTGCAGATGGCGATATCATTTTGGACGAAGTGTTGGTGTCGCTATTTATCGCCCCAAGATCATACACACGAGAGAATGTCGTCGAGATTTCTTGTCACGGGTCGGCATATATTATCGAGTCTGTGATAAAATTGCTGATCAGGCAAGGTGCCCGTGCAGCGCAGCCAGGGGAATTTACGTTACGCGCTTTTTTAAACGGTCAGCTGGACCTGTCGCAGGCCGAAGCGGTGGCCGATCTGATCGCTTCTAACTCAAAAGCGTCTCAGCATGCAGCGATGAACCAATTGCGGGGCGGTTTTAGTAATCAGCTTAGCGCGTTGCGCCAACAACTGGTCAATTTTGCATCGCTTATAGAACTCGAACTTGATTTCGCCGAAGAGGATGTAGAATTCGCCAACCGAGGGCAGTTAAAACAAGCGGTGGTTGATACGCTGAATATCCTTACCAGGCTTATCAAATCTTTCGAGTTAGGTAATGCGATAAAGCAGGGGATAAGCACAGTTATCGCCGGACGGCCTAACGCGGGTAAATCAACCTTATTAAATGCCTTATTAAATGAAGAACGTGCCATTGTGAGCGACATTGCCGGCACTACACGCGACACAATCGAAGAGGTATTGAACATCAACGGGGTAAACTTCCGGCTGGTGGATACTGCAGGCCTGCGCGAAGCTACAGACACCATCGAAGCGATCGGAGTTGAAAAGGCATATGAGAAGATCAGGCAGTCGGCCATGCTGATTTATGTGTTTGACGTTACTGCCACCACAAAGGAGCAGTTGGCGGCAGACCTTGCTAACCTGCAGCGCGGCGACTTGCCAACACTTATAGTGGCCAACAAAACGGATCTGCTGCAAGCAGATGTTTCTGATGATATTCCCAAAATATCCAACATGCTTTATGTGTCTGCCAAAGAAAAACAACACATAGACGAGTTAAAACAGCGGATATACCACACCGCCATTAGCGACGGTATAGATGAAAATGAAACGCTGATTACCAACGTTCGCCATCTGGAAGCACTCCAAAAAACAGAAGCCTCGCTTATAAAAGTATTGGAAGGAATAGATAACCCCATAACGTCAGACTTCCTCGCTATGGATATCAAGCAAGCACTGCACTACCTGGGCGAGATAACCGGCACCGTCACTACAGATGATTTGCTGGAGAATATCTTCAGCAAGTTCTGTATCGGCAAGTAACATTTTTATTTCTCTACAGCCAGCTCCATCATCTTTTGCGCATTGGGTATGGCAGCTACAGCGGCGTCATTGTTAAAGTAAAACCAGGCACTTTTAATTTTTAAATTTTGCTTTACGCGTTGCACAACGGCACTAAGTTCGTCGTCGGTGTAAGAAGAGCTATACAAGTTTGGTACGCCGTGAAAGCGGTAATAAACTACATCTGTATTAACGATCACATCTTGAGGCAGATCGGGGTGACTCATTCCACAGAACGATACCT
It encodes the following:
- the mnmE gene encoding tRNA uridine-5-carboxymethylaminomethyl(34) synthesis GTPase MnmE, with translation MNYLTNDTIVALATPAGSGAIGVIRLSGPDALIITQKVFKGKDLFVQASHTVHFGHIADGDIILDEVLVSLFIAPRSYTRENVVEISCHGSAYIIESVIKLLIRQGARAAQPGEFTLRAFLNGQLDLSQAEAVADLIASNSKASQHAAMNQLRGGFSNQLSALRQQLVNFASLIELELDFAEEDVEFANRGQLKQAVVDTLNILTRLIKSFELGNAIKQGISTVIAGRPNAGKSTLLNALLNEERAIVSDIAGTTRDTIEEVLNINGVNFRLVDTAGLREATDTIEAIGVEKAYEKIRQSAMLIYVFDVTATTKEQLAADLANLQRGDLPTLIVANKTDLLQADVSDDIPKISNMLYVSAKEKQHIDELKQRIYHTAISDGIDENETLITNVRHLEALQKTEASLIKVLEGIDNPITSDFLAMDIKQALHYLGEITGTVTTDDLLENIFSKFCIGK